The following are from one region of the Amia ocellicauda isolate fAmiCal2 chromosome 1, fAmiCal2.hap1, whole genome shotgun sequence genome:
- the tfap2b gene encoding transcription factor AP-2-beta isoform X2, translating into MLVHTYSAMDRHDGVPSHSSRLSQLGSVSQGPYSSAPPLSHTPSSDFQPPYFPPPYQPLPYHQSQDPYSHVNDPYSLNPLHQPQQHPWGQRQRQEVGSETGSLLPQPRASLPQLSGLDPRRDYSSVRRPDVLLHSAHHGLDSGMGDSLSLHGIAHGMEDVQTVEDANNSGMSLLDQSVIKKVPVPSKSVTSLMMSKDGLIGGITVNTNEVFCSVPGRLSLLSSTSKYKVTVGEVQRRLSPPECLNASLLGGVLRRAKSKNGGRSLREKLEKIGLNLPAGRRKAANVTLLTSLVEGEAVHLARDFGYICETEFPAKAVSEYLNRQHTDPNELHSRKNMLLATKQLCKEFTDLLAQDRTPLGNSRPSPILEPGIQSCLSHFSLITHGFGSPAICAALTALQNYLTEALKGLDKMFLNNNTNRHTSGEGPGSKTGDKEEKHRK; encoded by the exons ATGTTAGTCCATACGTACTCAGCCATG GACCGGCACGACGGAGTCCCCAGCCACAGCTCCAGGCTGTCCCAGCTGGGCTCGGTGTCCCAGGGACCCTATTCCAGCGCCCCTCCGCTCTCTCACACTCCCTCCTCGGACTTCCAGCCGCCCTACTTTCCGCCACCTTACCAGCCGCTTCCGTACCACCAGAGCCAGGACCCGTATTCCCACGTCAATGACCCTTACTCCTTAAACCCCCTGCACCAGCCGCAGCAGCACCCCTGGGGGCAGAGACAGCGACAAGAGGTCGGGTCTGAGACCGGCTCCTTGCTGCCCCAGCCGCGGGCTTCTTTACCCCAGCTCTCCGGACTGGACCCCAGGCGGGACTATAGCTCAGTCAGGCGGCCAGATGTGCTTCTTCACTCGGCGCACCATGGGCTGGATTCAGGGATGGGGGACAGTCTGTCGCTGCATGGGATCGCTCATGGCATGGAGGATGTACAG ACAGTCGAAGACGCAAATAACAGTGGCATGAGTCTACTGGACCAATCTGTGATTAAGAAAG TGCCAGTCCCTTCTAAGAGTGTGACCTCCTTGATGATGAGCAAAGATGGCTTGATTGGTGGCATCACAGTGAACACAAACGAGGTGTTTTGCTCAGTCCCTGGCCGCCTGTCTCTCCTGAGCTCCACGTCCAAATACAAGGTGACTGTCGGCGAGGTCCAGAGACGCCTCTCGCCCCCAGAGTGTCTCAATGCCTCCCTGTTGGGCGGTGTACTCAGAAG agCAAAATCAAAAAACGGTGGGAGATCACTGAGGGAAAAGCTAGAAAAAATTGGTTTAAATTTACCAGCTGGGCGACGCAAGGCTGCAAATGTCACTTTATTAACCTCACTAGTAGAAG GTGAAGCTGTCCATTTAGCCAGGGATTTTGGCTACATTTGTGAGACTGAATTCCCTGCTAAAGCGGTGTCAGAGTATTTAAATAGACAACACACGGACCCCAACGAGCTCCACTCACGGAAAAACATGCTGCTGGCAACCAA GCAACTTTGTAAGGAATTCACAGACCTCCTGGCTCAGGACAGGACACCCCTGGGCAACAGCAGACCATCACCCATTCTGGAACCAGGCATTCAAAGCTGCTTGTCTCACTTTAGCCTCATCACTCATGGCTTTGGGTCTCCTGCTATCTGTGCTGCCCTCACCGCCCTCCAAAACTACCTGACGGAGGCACTGAAAGGACTGGACAAGATGTTcttaaacaacaacacaaacaggcacacatcaggCGAGGGACCTGGCTCCAAAACTGGAGATAAAGAGGAAAAGCACAGGAAATAA
- the tfap2b gene encoding transcription factor AP-2-beta isoform X1, translating to MHSVNRDQSANMLWKLVENVKYEDIYEDRHDGVPSHSSRLSQLGSVSQGPYSSAPPLSHTPSSDFQPPYFPPPYQPLPYHQSQDPYSHVNDPYSLNPLHQPQQHPWGQRQRQEVGSETGSLLPQPRASLPQLSGLDPRRDYSSVRRPDVLLHSAHHGLDSGMGDSLSLHGIAHGMEDVQTVEDANNSGMSLLDQSVIKKVPVPSKSVTSLMMSKDGLIGGITVNTNEVFCSVPGRLSLLSSTSKYKVTVGEVQRRLSPPECLNASLLGGVLRRAKSKNGGRSLREKLEKIGLNLPAGRRKAANVTLLTSLVEGEAVHLARDFGYICETEFPAKAVSEYLNRQHTDPNELHSRKNMLLATKQLCKEFTDLLAQDRTPLGNSRPSPILEPGIQSCLSHFSLITHGFGSPAICAALTALQNYLTEALKGLDKMFLNNNTNRHTSGEGPGSKTGDKEEKHRK from the exons GACCGGCACGACGGAGTCCCCAGCCACAGCTCCAGGCTGTCCCAGCTGGGCTCGGTGTCCCAGGGACCCTATTCCAGCGCCCCTCCGCTCTCTCACACTCCCTCCTCGGACTTCCAGCCGCCCTACTTTCCGCCACCTTACCAGCCGCTTCCGTACCACCAGAGCCAGGACCCGTATTCCCACGTCAATGACCCTTACTCCTTAAACCCCCTGCACCAGCCGCAGCAGCACCCCTGGGGGCAGAGACAGCGACAAGAGGTCGGGTCTGAGACCGGCTCCTTGCTGCCCCAGCCGCGGGCTTCTTTACCCCAGCTCTCCGGACTGGACCCCAGGCGGGACTATAGCTCAGTCAGGCGGCCAGATGTGCTTCTTCACTCGGCGCACCATGGGCTGGATTCAGGGATGGGGGACAGTCTGTCGCTGCATGGGATCGCTCATGGCATGGAGGATGTACAG ACAGTCGAAGACGCAAATAACAGTGGCATGAGTCTACTGGACCAATCTGTGATTAAGAAAG TGCCAGTCCCTTCTAAGAGTGTGACCTCCTTGATGATGAGCAAAGATGGCTTGATTGGTGGCATCACAGTGAACACAAACGAGGTGTTTTGCTCAGTCCCTGGCCGCCTGTCTCTCCTGAGCTCCACGTCCAAATACAAGGTGACTGTCGGCGAGGTCCAGAGACGCCTCTCGCCCCCAGAGTGTCTCAATGCCTCCCTGTTGGGCGGTGTACTCAGAAG agCAAAATCAAAAAACGGTGGGAGATCACTGAGGGAAAAGCTAGAAAAAATTGGTTTAAATTTACCAGCTGGGCGACGCAAGGCTGCAAATGTCACTTTATTAACCTCACTAGTAGAAG GTGAAGCTGTCCATTTAGCCAGGGATTTTGGCTACATTTGTGAGACTGAATTCCCTGCTAAAGCGGTGTCAGAGTATTTAAATAGACAACACACGGACCCCAACGAGCTCCACTCACGGAAAAACATGCTGCTGGCAACCAA GCAACTTTGTAAGGAATTCACAGACCTCCTGGCTCAGGACAGGACACCCCTGGGCAACAGCAGACCATCACCCATTCTGGAACCAGGCATTCAAAGCTGCTTGTCTCACTTTAGCCTCATCACTCATGGCTTTGGGTCTCCTGCTATCTGTGCTGCCCTCACCGCCCTCCAAAACTACCTGACGGAGGCACTGAAAGGACTGGACAAGATGTTcttaaacaacaacacaaacaggcacacatcaggCGAGGGACCTGGCTCCAAAACTGGAGATAAAGAGGAAAAGCACAGGAAATAA